A single Crateriforma conspicua DNA region contains:
- a CDS encoding YjhG/YagF family D-xylonate dehydratase, giving the protein MTDANPHFFASPADRESLLTHAPGPTGRLPLSDEMLRQWSSGDLFGLTQSVGMGFDPRRVLGDQYLILSTQGGVRNPDGTPLALGYHTGHWEVGLMVAAAAEQITEADGVPFAAFVSDPCDGRSQGTRGMFDSLPYRNDAAMVMRRLIRSLPRRQGVIGIATCDKGLPAMMMALAGTKALHNVLVPGGVTLPATEGEDAGKVQTIGARYARGEISLEQASLEGCRACGTPGGGCQFLGTAATAQVVAEALGMTIPHAALCPSGQPIWLQMCRDSADAAMAMKRDGLSLADCLTEDAIENAMLMHAAVGGSTNLLLHIPAIAAAAGLPRPTADDFRRVNAQVTRLVDCLPNGPVGHPTVQFFLAGGVPEVAWHLRELGLLKSQARTVSGLTWDEVLDRWHTSDRRMACRERLVEADGVSPDDVIMPPDRATAQGLTSTVCFPEGNLCPEGSVIKATAIAPEVVENGVYHKRGPARVFTSERDAIAAVKGNGADPSIQEIRPGDVMVLIGRGPLGCGMEETYQITSALKYLSFGKDVALITDARFSGVSTGACIGHVGPEALAGGPISKVRDGDTIEINVDTRTLQGSVQLVQTHDGVPVEDALRRRTPHPELLVDPDVPDDTRLWAALQQVGGGTWGGCTYDVDAIIRTLQAGQHALRDQP; this is encoded by the coding sequence ATGACGGACGCGAATCCCCATTTCTTTGCCAGCCCTGCCGACCGCGAATCACTTCTGACACACGCCCCCGGCCCGACCGGCCGGCTGCCGTTGTCCGACGAGATGCTGCGGCAATGGAGCAGCGGGGACCTTTTCGGGCTGACCCAAAGCGTGGGCATGGGGTTTGACCCACGCCGTGTCTTGGGGGACCAGTATCTGATCCTCAGCACCCAAGGCGGGGTTCGAAATCCGGACGGCACGCCTCTGGCACTGGGCTACCACACAGGTCACTGGGAAGTCGGACTGATGGTCGCCGCGGCGGCGGAACAAATCACCGAGGCCGATGGTGTCCCGTTTGCCGCCTTTGTCAGCGACCCCTGCGACGGCCGATCCCAGGGAACCCGGGGGATGTTCGATTCGCTGCCCTATCGCAACGATGCCGCGATGGTGATGCGACGGCTGATCCGATCGCTGCCTCGTCGGCAGGGCGTGATCGGCATTGCCACCTGCGACAAGGGGCTGCCGGCCATGATGATGGCACTGGCGGGGACGAAGGCACTGCACAACGTTTTGGTCCCCGGCGGCGTCACTTTGCCCGCTACCGAAGGCGAAGACGCGGGAAAAGTTCAAACCATCGGTGCGAGGTACGCTCGTGGCGAAATCAGTTTGGAACAGGCGTCGCTGGAAGGCTGTCGAGCCTGCGGTACACCGGGTGGCGGCTGTCAATTTCTGGGGACCGCCGCCACCGCGCAAGTGGTCGCCGAAGCTCTTGGCATGACCATCCCTCACGCGGCTTTATGCCCAAGCGGCCAACCGATTTGGCTGCAGATGTGCCGCGATTCGGCGGACGCCGCGATGGCGATGAAACGCGATGGCCTGTCGTTGGCGGACTGCCTGACCGAGGACGCGATCGAAAACGCAATGCTGATGCATGCGGCGGTCGGGGGCAGTACGAATTTATTGCTGCACATTCCGGCGATTGCCGCAGCGGCCGGCTTGCCACGCCCGACCGCCGATGATTTCCGCCGCGTCAACGCCCAAGTCACCCGCTTGGTGGATTGTTTGCCCAACGGACCGGTGGGACATCCGACCGTTCAGTTCTTCTTGGCCGGCGGCGTGCCCGAAGTGGCGTGGCACCTGAGGGAATTGGGTCTATTGAAATCCCAGGCCCGGACCGTTTCCGGACTGACCTGGGATGAGGTCTTGGACCGGTGGCATACCAGCGATCGACGCATGGCGTGCCGCGAGCGTCTGGTCGAAGCCGACGGCGTGTCCCCCGACGACGTCATCATGCCGCCGGATCGCGCGACCGCCCAAGGACTGACCAGCACCGTTTGCTTTCCCGAGGGGAACCTGTGCCCGGAGGGCTCGGTCATCAAAGCCACGGCGATCGCCCCCGAAGTGGTCGAAAACGGCGTCTATCACAAACGCGGTCCCGCACGCGTGTTCACGTCCGAACGCGATGCGATCGCGGCGGTCAAAGGCAACGGTGCCGATCCGTCGATCCAGGAAATTCGGCCCGGGGACGTCATGGTGCTGATCGGCCGTGGACCGCTGGGCTGCGGAATGGAGGAGACGTATCAGATCACTTCGGCGCTAAAATATCTTTCTTTCGGAAAAGATGTCGCACTGATCACCGACGCAAGGTTCTCCGGGGTCAGCACCGGCGCGTGCATCGGCCACGTCGGACCTGAGGCCTTGGCGGGTGGCCCGATCAGCAAAGTCCGAGACGGTGACACGATCGAAATCAATGTCGACACCCGAACGCTGCAGGGCAGTGTCCAGCTGGTTCAGACCCACGACGGAGTCCCGGTCGAGGACGCCTTGCGGCGGCGTACGCCCCATCCGGAGCTATTAGTGGACCCGGATGTACCCGATGACACCCGGTTGTGGGCGGCGTTACAGCAGGTCGGCGGCGGCACGTGGGGCGGTTGCACGTACGACGTCGACGCGATCATTCGCACGCTTCAGGCCGGCCAGCACGCCTTACGCGATCAACCCTGA
- the fba gene encoding class II fructose-bisphosphate aldolase (catalyzes the reversible aldol condensation of dihydroxyacetonephosphate and glyceraldehyde 3-phosphate in the Calvin cycle, glycolysis, and/or gluconeogenesis): protein MALVPLRVVLDHAAENDYGVAAFNVNNMEQIQAIMEAAEETDSPVIIQASRGARAYSQDAYLRHLMLAATELYPHIPTVMHQDHGNSPETCQSAIENGFTSVMMDGSLEEDGKTPADYDYNVKVTAEVVKLAHAKGVSVEGELGCLGSLESGGGEQEDGHGAVGTLSRDQLLTDPEEAARFVEETNVDALAVAIGTSHGAYKFTKKPTGEVLAMKRIEEIHAKLPNTHLVMHGSSSVPQELQDIINKYGGEMKQTYGVPVEEIQRGIKSGVRKINVDTDCRMAITGAIRKVFAEDPSAFDPRAYLKPARAAMKEVCVARMTSFGQAGNGAKLRQAMGATA from the coding sequence ATGGCACTGGTGCCCCTTCGTGTTGTTTTGGACCACGCCGCTGAAAACGACTATGGCGTCGCCGCATTCAACGTCAACAATATGGAACAGATTCAGGCGATCATGGAGGCCGCCGAAGAAACCGATTCGCCGGTGATCATCCAGGCGTCGCGCGGCGCCCGGGCGTACAGCCAAGACGCTTACCTGCGTCACCTGATGCTGGCCGCCACCGAGCTGTATCCGCACATCCCGACCGTCATGCACCAGGACCACGGCAACAGCCCGGAAACCTGCCAGTCGGCGATCGAAAACGGATTTACCAGCGTCATGATGGACGGATCGCTGGAAGAAGATGGCAAAACCCCGGCCGACTATGACTACAACGTCAAAGTCACCGCCGAAGTGGTCAAGCTGGCTCACGCCAAGGGCGTTAGCGTCGAAGGCGAACTGGGTTGCCTGGGATCGCTGGAAAGCGGCGGCGGCGAACAAGAAGACGGACACGGCGCCGTCGGCACCCTGTCGCGCGATCAATTGCTGACCGATCCCGAGGAAGCCGCCCGCTTCGTCGAAGAAACCAACGTCGACGCATTGGCCGTTGCCATCGGTACCAGCCACGGTGCTTACAAGTTCACCAAGAAGCCCACCGGCGAAGTCTTGGCGATGAAGCGGATCGAAGAAATCCACGCCAAATTGCCCAACACCCACCTGGTGATGCACGGCAGCAGCAGCGTTCCTCAAGAATTGCAGGACATCATCAACAAGTACGGCGGGGAAATGAAGCAAACCTACGGCGTGCCGGTCGAAGAGATCCAACGCGGCATCAAGAGCGGTGTTCGTAAGATCAATGTCGACACCGATTGCCGTATGGCCATCACTGGTGCGATCCGCAAAGTCTTCGCCGAAGACCCGTCCGCGTTCGACCCGCGCGCCTACCTGAAGCCGGCCCGCGCCGCGATGAAGGAAGTCTGTGTCGCCCGCATGACCAGCTTCGGTCAAGCCGGAAACGGTGCCAAGCTGCGTCAAGCAATGGGCGCCACCGCCTGA